The window CTTCAGCTTGTGATAAATCAATACGTCCATTTAAGAAGGCACGTTTTGTAAATTCACCAGGATCCGCTAATCTCGCTCCGTTTTGTAGAACCAGCTGCAATACTCGGTTTACCGAAACAATCCCACCATGGCAGTTAATTTCAACCACATCCTCACGTGTGAAGGTTTTGGGTGCCCGCATTAACGACAACATGACTTCTTCTACTACTTCCTCAGTTTTTGGTTCGATTAGATGACCATAATGAATAGTATGTGTTTTTTCATCCATTAGCTGTTTGCCACTTGGCGATTTGAATATTTTATTTGCTATATTAACTGCGTCATCTCCACTTAAACGAACGATCGCAATGGCACCTTCACCCATTGGTGTGGAAATCGCAGCAATTGTATCAAAATCCATCTTGTTTAATCCTCCTACTAAATCCATTACGAATTTACCGTAATTTCATTAACTTCACAACTCGATTGAATTACATTTATCTTGTGAAAACTAAATAAAGTTATCCACATGTGAATAACTATTACGAAACTTATTTACTAACAATTTAGGGTAACATATTTTAACGAAATACGAAAGTAAAGCAAATTTCCCACATGTGGATAAGTGAAATTATTTTTGTAATTACTTTATTTACTTATAAAAATCCTCAGCAAGTTTCTCTTATGTGTGCGGGCTAAGCATAGAAGTCGCAGAGCCAACTTGTTGTCTCACGACTTGTCTCTGTGTTTTGTGTTAAGCCCTCTCACAAAAGTAGTTTCTGTAGATATTACGCAGCTTACATGGTAGGCTGCGTCTTCTAAATTTGGTGCCCTCTCTGAATACTTAATGATTTTGGGTAGCATCCAAAATGAAAAATGTCCTTAACGAAACGCATTTTGAATTAAAATTTCGATTATAATTCATTTCATTCCTTTAGAAGGACTATATTTTCACATTTATTCAGAAGATAAACTATAGATATTTAGTAATATACTAATTTCCCGAACAAAAAAACGACCCCAAAAAGGATCGTTTTCTTATATCTATATATTCTTGATGTTATTTTACTGGTTCAATAACTAGATAACGATTTGGCTCAATACCTTCTGAATAGGTTTCGATATCCACGCGATTTGCCAATGCATTATGAATTACTTTTCGTTCGTAGGAAGGCATTGGTTCAAACGATACTTTCTTTCCTGTATGAATCGCTTTATCCGCCATTCTCTCCGCCAATAATTCTAAAGCTTCTTTTCGACGTTCACGATAATTTTCAACATCTAGCTTGACCATTAGAAAGGATTTTGCACTTTTATTCACTATCAATTGTGCTAATTGTTGTAATGCATTTAAAGTAGCACCACGTTTTCCAATTAAAAGTGCTGCTTTTTCACTTTCCAGCTTAAATAAAATATTTTTTCCTTGCTTTTGAGTGCCAATTTTTAAATCTTCAATTCCCATATCTTTAGCGATACTAATTAGATAGTTTTTTGCAGATTCAATTGGATCTTCCTGCTCCTCAACGAATATCGTTTGTTCCACTATTGTTTCAGATACAGCTTGCTCAGCTTTTTCTTCTTGTTCTACTATTTCTTTTTCAGAAACAATCTGATTAACATCATCGAATTTGTCAGCATCATTACTTGATACTACATTTTCAACTTCTACCTCTTTTACAGTGACACTTACTTTAGCTTGACGTGCCCCAAAACCTAAAAATCCTTTTTTCGCTTCTTGTAAAACTTCAACTTCTACTTGTTCACGAGTAGTATTTAGCTGTTGTAACGCTATTGAGATCGCTTCTTCTACTGTTGCGCCTAATTGCGTAATTTGTTTCACTTTTTCGCTCCTCCTGTTGTAGCAGGTTCTGATTTTTTTCTATTCCAA is drawn from Lysinibacillus sp. SGAir0095 and contains these coding sequences:
- the jag gene encoding RNA-binding cell elongation regulator Jag/EloR — translated: MKQITQLGATVEEAISIALQQLNTTREQVEVEVLQEAKKGFLGFGARQAKVSVTVKEVEVENVVSSNDADKFDDVNQIVSEKEIVEQEEKAEQAVSETIVEQTIFVEEQEDPIESAKNYLISIAKDMGIEDLKIGTQKQGKNILFKLESEKAALLIGKRGATLNALQQLAQLIVNKSAKSFLMVKLDVENYRERRKEALELLAERMADKAIHTGKKVSFEPMPSYERKVIHNALANRVDIETYSEGIEPNRYLVIEPVK